DNA sequence from the Cucurbita pepo subsp. pepo cultivar mu-cu-16 chromosome LG06, ASM280686v2, whole genome shotgun sequence genome:
TCTGAaatcattaaaagaaaaaatcgtTCAGTCAAATCggtaaattacaataaatcGCCGCCGATACGGCGTGGAGTATTAGTTTTTAGCGTCTACTAACCGCGGGTATGGAGATCCCTTGATCGGCTTCTGACCGTATTTCCTCCACGAGAACTCGTCCGTTGGAATGTCGGCGATTTTCGAACTAATAGCCGGGATTTGAATCGTCTTCTTCATACGATTTTTTCTGTAGAAAACGACGGCAGTCaatatttaagtattttttctaaaattgttGTAAAATGAGAACGGCGGTGGGACCCACTAAGTGAATAAAAGTCAGCGGTCAACAATTAAGGCTAAAAGAACGAGACAAAATTGCTTTATTGCCAAGTTGAAAACAAAATcgattttcaatattattattattattattttctaaattgatAAACCACAACCAAATCGTGTCAGTGTCACGCGTGCTGTGCCAACTCGCTAACCGTTCCTTATTATGACTCAGACGAGTGAACTCGTTCTCCATCGACTCTGTTCTTAGTTAGAAATAAGGTCATTGTTCTTCCTAATATCACTCAGAAATCGTCGATTATTTTGTTAGATTAAGgtgtgaagaagatgaaatcaGTTCGTTACCTTCTCTTTGAGCAATGGCACTTGCAGGAACCAGATTTCGATCCAGAGATTATCCCGGACAAATCTTCGGAATGATCTTGTTCGTGACACTTCTTCTTGCACGCCTCCGCAGAGAGCGGCAGTTTTCCACCGGAAGCAGTCGGCGCCGGTGCCAAAAACACGGCCGTTCCTACTTTTCCGTTGGATACACTTCCGTCGCCGGTAATGGCAGAGGACTTCAAAGAGGAACTGGAAGAGACGCTGAAGGTTTCCTTAGAAAATTCATCGGTTCCCTTAGGGTTAGGGTTCAGAATATTCGGCCTGGTGAAATCAAGAGTCAAACTCTGAGGCTGCGACTGAGGCAAGTTCGCCGCTGCAGAGACGACATTCGCCTGCGGCGGAGCAGAAATCGTTACCGACGAAGTAAACAGAGAAGGAGCGAGATTCATCGTCTGATCTTGAGGAACAGAGAGATGAGGAAATGAACCAGATATCGGCGATGAGAAGGCGAAAGAAACCGGACCTCGCCGGAACCTAGCGTGACCAGTCCGATTAAGGAGAGAGATCGCTTTCTTAAGCTTCAGAACAGTTGCATCGGTTAGGTCAGAGCAATCGCCATGGTTTGAAGTTTTCTTGTGCGAAAGAAGACGAATCAGATGCTCCATACTCTTCAATCCTTGCGATGCAGCTTCCTGTATAACCATCTGATCATCAATCTTAGGAAAACTCACTAGATCGACCGCCATGGTTGAGAGCTTAAAGCAACGATAATAGAAACAGAGACGAAAAGACTGAACTACGAGACTGAAATTGAAGAGAAGAGATTAGTTTGCGGAGAAAGTAAGATGACTGTGGGGGTTGGGGATGATTTAATAGCCCTCGAGGTGACCGGCTAAGCAGGTTGGCAGTGAGAGTGGATTCACGATCCAACGGTGGAGATCCGTTCATGGACATAAACAGTGGGCCATACCgtggaagaaaataagaacgGAACAGAGAATAAAAGAGACCGATTGATGTTCATGAGTCCATCGAAGAcatttttcactcttttttaacaattaatttactttttttacaaattaaattaagatttaataatttaataaagtttgataattaattttagttttttttttttacaattaaatatgagatttataaatttaattacactatttatctaaaattgcAAAATTACTACAAAATgcactaaaataaaaataaataaatatttaatcattCACGATGATCCGACGGTGGAGATTCTCCAAAAGAGTTGACGACGACTTTTTCCCATTCCCTCATTTAATAATCGATGAAgcatttgaagattttctgCCACGTGTACAAAGCATTAAAGGAGTCCGGAAATTAGCTGGTGctaattaacaaaaaataattagggttttttttttctttttaatttaataattaattattttgtgatGCAGCCCaacttttaataaagttaGTGATAAATTTCTCTCAACCTTAATTGAGGGATTAAGCTTAATcatcataatatttattaaattaattcgaatatatttatttatttattcatctacagtaaaattaatttgttgcTTAATccttaacatttttaattttttttggcatgtaacattttcaataaacgttaaattaaatgttttaaagttaattttcatccaaattcatta
Encoded proteins:
- the LOC111796703 gene encoding probable WRKY transcription factor 11, whose protein sequence is MAVDLVSFPKIDDQMVIQEAASQGLKSMEHLIRLLSHKKTSNHGDCSDLTDATVLKLKKAISLLNRTGHARFRRGPVSFAFSSPISGSFPHLSVPQDQTMNLAPSLFTSSVTISAPPQANVVSAAANLPQSQPQSLTLDFTRPNILNPNPKGTDEFSKETFSVSSSSSLKSSAITGDGSVSNGKVGTAVFLAPAPTASGGKLPLSAEACKKKCHEQDHSEDLSGIISGSKSGSCKCHCSKRRKNRMKKTIQIPAISSKIADIPTDEFSWRKYGQKPIKGSPYPRAYYKCSTMRGCPARKHVERNPKDPAMLIITYEGEHRHTPSSLLENRAAGVSLALDST